Part of the Rhizobium sp. WYJ-E13 genome is shown below.
GTTGCGGGCGAATGCATCCTCGGCATAGCCTGACACGAAAATGAACTTCAGATCCGGATAGTTCTTGCGCAATTCGCGCAGCAGTGAAGGTCCGTCCATCTCCGGCATCACCACGTCGGAGACGACGATGTCCACCTTGCCTTCCAGCTCCTCCATGATCTCGAGGGCTTCGACGCCGGACCCCGCTTCATGGACCGTATAGCCGCGCGTCTCCAGCATGCGCTTGCCGCCGCGCCGCACGGCCTCTTCGTCCTCCACCAGCAGGATGACGGCCGAGCCGGTCAGGTCTTCCGGCTGCTGCGGCTGGACCAGTTCCACAACCTGCGCGCCGCCGGCCGCAACGGCTCGATCGGCGGCTTCGGCCTCAGCGGCAACTGCGGGCTCGACGATATGGCGCGGCAGGAAGATGCGGAAGGTCGTGCCCTTGCCGACCTCCGATTCCGGCTGGATATAACCGCCGGATTGCTTGACGATGCCATAGACCATGGCAAGGCCGAGACCGGTACCCTTGCCCACATCCTTGGTCGTGAAGAAGGGCTCGAAGATCTTGTCCATGATCTCGGGCGCAATGCCGGTGCCGGTATCGGTCACCTCGACCAGCACCATGTCTTCATGCGGCATGTAGGAATAGTTGAAGGCCGCAACTTCGGCTGCCGGCAGATTACGGGTGCGCAGCGTCAGCGTGCCGCCATCCGGCATGGCGTCGCGCGCATTGACGCAGAGATTGATCAGCACCTGCTCGAATTGCGAAAGATCGGTTTTGACCGGCCAGAGATCGCGGCCATATTCCACGTCGAGCTTGACATTGGTACCCGAAAGCAGCCGGTCGACCAGCATGCGCAGGTCGCCCACGACATCGGTCAGGTTCAACACCGTCGGCCGCATCGTCTGCTTGCGCGAGAAGGCGAGAAGCTGGCGCACGAGCACCGCAGCGCGATTGGCGTTGCGCTTGATCTCGATCAGATCGGCGAAGCTCGCATCGGCAGGCCGCGCCTGCAAGAGCAGGTGGTCGGAAGACAGCAGGATTGCCGTCAGCACGTTGTTGAAATCGTGTGCGATGCCGCCGGCAAGCGTGCCGACCGCGTTCATCTTCTGCGTCTGCGCCATCTGCGCTTCCAGCGCCTTCTGCTCGGTCACTTCGACCGCGTAGACAATGGCCGCCTCCTCGGGCGCCTCGTCGCTCTGGTCGATGACGGCATTCACATAGAAGCGGAAGAAACGCGCATCGTCCGTCGGCGTGCGGGAATCGATCGGCGCGATATCGCCCTGCCGGTCCTTGGCGGCGGCGAGTGCCGCGGCAAGCTGCGGCCGGTCGCTTTCCTGCACGATCGTTTCCAGAAGCGCGCCGCGCTCCAGATCGTCACGCGAGACGATATTGGAGAAGAGTTTCAGGAAAGGCGCGTTGGTGCGCAGGATCTTGCCGTTGCCATCGACGGAGGCAATCGCCATCGGCGTGTTGTTGAAAAAACGCGTGAAGCGCATGGCGGCTGCAGAAGCAGATTGCCCGTTCTCGCCGTCCTTGTCGCGCGTCAGCACGATCGTCCGGCTTTCGCCCGGCGCCCCGTCGCGCATGGAGGTGACACGGTGGATGATCTGCACCGGCAGGCTCTGGCCGTTGGATTTACGCAGGTCTAGGTCGAGCGTCACGGTCTTTTTCAGACCCGGCTCGGCCTGTACGGATTGGATCAGCGCCAGCCCCTCGCCCGCCACCAGATCGCCGATGTTCATCGAGCCCGGGATGAATTTAGTGAGATCGAGACCCAGCCATTCGGCAAGCGTCGCGTTCAGATAAAAGATCTCGCCCTTGCGCCCGGCTGAGAAGAAGCCTGATGGAGCATGGTCGAGATAGTCAATCGCGTTCTGCAGCTCCTTGAAGAACCGCTCCTGGTCCTCGCGCTCGGCGGTGATATCGGTGATCTGCCAGATCTGCAGAGGCTTGCCGTCGCCCTCTTCCGGCTTCAGTTGCCGGGCTTTCAGGCGGTACCAATGGGCGCCGGCGCTGCTCCCCGGTCCGACGGCGCGCAGCAGGCGGAATTCCTCGTGGCCTTCCCGGCCCTCGCGCAGGCCGTTTACCAGCCGGTAGAGCGCCTCGTTCGATTCGCGGTGGCGCGACAGCAGCGTTTCCAGCGTCTGCACCTCGGTCGCCTTGCGTGCGCCCGTCAGCGCCCCATAGGCGGCATTGGCGTAGACGATGCGGCCCTTGTCGTCAGTGATCAGCGTCCCGTCCGGATGGCTGTTCAGGAAAGCGCGCGCCAGGCCGTCGGACTGGCGCTGCGGCATCACCTCGATGAAGCCGATGACCGAGGATACCAGGAAGAAGATGCCGACCATGGCGAGAACGCCGAGACAGCCAAGCACCAACTCGTTGCCGAGCGAATCCTTGAAGAAGACGAAGGCTGCCGCCGCCGCAATCAGCACGATCGCCAGCAGGATGATGCGTATTGCCGTGCCAGAACGCCCCCCACGATCCACGAGCGGGGCGTTATAGTCGTCGACCTGACGCGATTTCGTCATCTATTCCTCGCATAAGCCCTTCCTGCCGCGCTCGTAACACCGCTACGAAGCAGGAATCAGGCAGTCTTTTCCTTCTTATCAACTTGCTGCGCCGGCAAAAACAGCAGGTTTCATCAGACTGCTTGAATTCACAGGCAAACGCGCCAATTTGCCCATAATCCCGCCGGTGCCGCAGCGAGCGTCGGGCCAAATAGCTGCACAACACGAAATCGCGTTCGCCGGTGACTGGACAGACCTGCCGGCTCTTGCCTAAGGAGCGGAAAAGTCGTCTGTTGTGCCATAATGCGAAATGGAGTGAGTGCCTATGTTCGATGATGTTGTAGGAGCTTACGGCAGCCGCTTCCTGCTTGCCGCCGGCGGCGTCGGTATTGCGCTCATCCTGCTCATCGCCATCCTGTGGTTTCTTCGCAACCGCGCGCCCTCGCCCTT
Proteins encoded:
- the cckA gene encoding cell cycle histidine kinase CckA — encoded protein: MTKSRQVDDYNAPLVDRGGRSGTAIRIILLAIVLIAAAAAFVFFKDSLGNELVLGCLGVLAMVGIFFLVSSVIGFIEVMPQRQSDGLARAFLNSHPDGTLITDDKGRIVYANAAYGALTGARKATEVQTLETLLSRHRESNEALYRLVNGLREGREGHEEFRLLRAVGPGSSAGAHWYRLKARQLKPEEGDGKPLQIWQITDITAEREDQERFFKELQNAIDYLDHAPSGFFSAGRKGEIFYLNATLAEWLGLDLTKFIPGSMNIGDLVAGEGLALIQSVQAEPGLKKTVTLDLDLRKSNGQSLPVQIIHRVTSMRDGAPGESRTIVLTRDKDGENGQSASAAAMRFTRFFNNTPMAIASVDGNGKILRTNAPFLKLFSNIVSRDDLERGALLETIVQESDRPQLAAALAAAKDRQGDIAPIDSRTPTDDARFFRFYVNAVIDQSDEAPEEAAIVYAVEVTEQKALEAQMAQTQKMNAVGTLAGGIAHDFNNVLTAILLSSDHLLLQARPADASFADLIEIKRNANRAAVLVRQLLAFSRKQTMRPTVLNLTDVVGDLRMLVDRLLSGTNVKLDVEYGRDLWPVKTDLSQFEQVLINLCVNARDAMPDGGTLTLRTRNLPAAEVAAFNYSYMPHEDMVLVEVTDTGTGIAPEIMDKIFEPFFTTKDVGKGTGLGLAMVYGIVKQSGGYIQPESEVGKGTTFRIFLPRHIVEPAVAAEAEAADRAVAAGGAQVVELVQPQQPEDLTGSAVILLVEDEEAVRRGGKRMLETRGYTVHEAGSGVEALEIMEELEGKVDIVVSDVVMPEMDGPSLLRELRKNYPDLKFIFVSGYAEDAFARNLPPEAKFGFLPKPFSLKQLAVVVKETLDS